Proteins found in one Gordonia sp. PDNC005 genomic segment:
- a CDS encoding DUF1214 domain-containing protein codes for MFSRLAAPHGIGEWNHTYEVTPLDNQPVIRQNRDTLYSMAIIDVSDDVLLTIPDTGKKYVSAFIVNQDHFGQAIFSAPGEHRVTRDLVGTDYAGVLVRILVDPADPDDVSEVNRLQDALQLVGGGSGNYPMPDYDKSSHTETRNAILDLARGVSKYDNSFGTRTEVDPILHLLGTASGWGGLPEYEATYISVNENLPVDEYRLHLKDVPVHAFWSVSVYNAAGYFEENTLGVNSINSLTAIPDDDGGVTIRFGVQVDRVPNALPIMPGWNYVLRLYRPHQSVLDGTWSAPRPEVV; via the coding sequence ATGTTCTCGCGGCTCGCCGCGCCGCATGGCATCGGCGAATGGAATCACACCTATGAGGTGACACCCCTCGACAATCAACCTGTCATCCGACAGAATCGCGACACCCTTTACAGCATGGCGATCATTGACGTCAGCGATGACGTGCTTCTCACGATTCCGGACACCGGAAAGAAGTACGTCTCGGCATTCATCGTCAACCAGGACCACTTCGGACAGGCGATCTTCAGTGCCCCCGGGGAGCACCGCGTCACCCGCGATCTTGTCGGGACGGACTACGCAGGCGTGCTGGTGCGCATCCTGGTCGATCCCGCGGACCCTGACGACGTCTCCGAGGTCAACCGGCTGCAAGACGCGCTCCAGCTGGTCGGTGGGGGCTCGGGGAACTATCCGATGCCCGACTACGACAAATCGTCACACACGGAGACACGCAACGCGATCCTCGACCTCGCTCGCGGCGTGAGCAAGTACGACAATTCATTCGGGACAAGAACCGAGGTCGACCCGATCCTCCACCTTCTGGGTACGGCATCGGGCTGGGGAGGACTGCCGGAGTACGAAGCGACGTACATCAGCGTGAATGAGAACCTCCCCGTCGACGAGTACCGGCTGCACCTCAAAGACGTTCCGGTTCACGCGTTCTGGTCGGTGTCGGTCTACAACGCTGCCGGGTATTTCGAAGAGAACACCCTGGGCGTCAACAGCATCAACAGTCTCACTGCGATTCCCGATGACGATGGTGGCGTGACCATCCGTTTCGGCGTGCAGGTTGATCGCGTACCGAATGCACTCCCGATCATGCCGGGCTGGAACTACGTCCTACGGTTGTACCGCCCACACCAGTCGGTACTCGATGGCACCTGGAGCGCGCCTCGACCTGAGGTCGTGTAG
- a CDS encoding flavin reductase has protein sequence MDPEANLYDAFAAYGSGVCLVTVRNGDDDSFFVAASVLTASVDPFALAVSVGVRRPALAAISEGRPWTVSVLAADHLDLVRRLTTKTTHEERLAALRAAGVERSPDRTLRLPDALATFSCVTASMTPVNDQVLVVGSVVGGALGDGRAPLLRWDHGFHGVADITERKLSA, from the coding sequence ATGGACCCAGAAGCGAACCTGTACGACGCGTTCGCCGCGTACGGCAGCGGCGTATGCCTGGTGACCGTTCGAAACGGCGATGACGACTCGTTCTTCGTCGCCGCCTCGGTTCTGACCGCGTCGGTCGACCCGTTCGCACTCGCGGTGTCGGTCGGGGTGAGGCGGCCCGCGCTGGCCGCGATCAGCGAGGGTCGACCGTGGACGGTTTCGGTTCTCGCTGCAGATCATCTCGACTTGGTTCGGCGGCTCACGACGAAGACCACGCACGAAGAACGGCTGGCAGCGTTGCGCGCTGCTGGAGTCGAGCGGTCGCCGGACAGGACACTGCGTCTGCCGGACGCGCTCGCGACGTTCTCATGCGTGACGGCGTCGATGACGCCGGTGAACGATCAGGTCCTTGTCGTCGGCAGTGTGGTCGGTGGCGCCCTCGGCGACGGCCGTGCGCCCCTCCTACGGTGGGATCACGGATTTCACGGAGTCGCCGACATCACTGAACGGAAGCTGTCGGCCTAG
- a CDS encoding DMT family transporter — protein sequence MSHQDTATLLARPVIPARSAGLWMGLLGVTAFSFTVPFTRIVVSDGAMTPLFVGSGRAVIAACLAGLVLRITRQRLPVGRQWVRIAVVAGGVVVGFPLLTSYALTTVPASHGAVVIAILPAVTAVMAVVRTGERPTRTFWVASAAGAVAAVVFAGLGGGSLSLQWADLLLFVAVVVCAIGYAEGGLLSRELGSWQTISWALVLVSPLMVALTVAAITVQAPSGGVVEWSAFAYLGAVSMFLGFVAWYRGLAIGPMAQVSQVQLVQPIMSIVWAGLLLGEHIGWETVVGGTAVLGCALFAVRARSGLTTGRAGRRIRSVRVRRPDSGGRTLSSTGSRSRCTR from the coding sequence ATGAGCCATCAGGATACCGCTACTCTGCTTGCGCGGCCAGTGATACCCGCCCGTTCGGCCGGCCTTTGGATGGGTCTGCTCGGCGTGACGGCGTTCTCGTTCACCGTGCCATTCACGCGAATCGTGGTCTCCGACGGCGCGATGACGCCGCTATTCGTCGGTTCGGGTCGGGCGGTGATCGCGGCCTGTTTGGCCGGACTCGTGCTGCGGATAACACGGCAGCGACTGCCGGTCGGCCGACAATGGGTGCGGATCGCGGTGGTCGCCGGTGGTGTTGTCGTCGGCTTTCCGCTGCTCACGTCGTACGCTCTCACGACTGTGCCGGCGAGCCACGGTGCGGTGGTGATCGCCATTCTGCCTGCGGTGACCGCGGTGATGGCGGTGGTGCGAACCGGCGAGCGTCCCACCCGGACGTTCTGGGTCGCCTCCGCGGCGGGTGCGGTCGCCGCCGTAGTGTTCGCCGGGCTCGGCGGCGGTTCACTGTCGTTGCAGTGGGCTGACCTGTTGTTGTTCGTCGCCGTTGTGGTCTGCGCGATCGGGTATGCCGAAGGTGGCCTGCTCTCTCGCGAACTGGGCTCGTGGCAGACGATCTCGTGGGCGCTGGTCCTTGTGTCACCGCTGATGGTGGCGTTGACTGTGGCGGCGATCACGGTGCAGGCGCCTTCGGGCGGAGTCGTCGAATGGTCGGCATTCGCCTATCTCGGCGCAGTCAGCATGTTCCTCGGCTTCGTGGCTTGGTACCGCGGTCTCGCGATCGGCCCGATGGCGCAGGTGAGCCAAGTGCAACTCGTTCAGCCGATCATGTCGATCGTGTGGGCTGGACTGCTTCTTGGTGAACACATCGGCTGGGAGACCGTGGTGGGCGGCACCGCCGTGCTCGGTTGCGCCCTCTTCGCGGTCCGGGCGCGGAGTGGGCTCACAACGGGACGCGCCGGGCGCCGGATCCGGTCTGTGCGAGTTCGTCGTCCGGATTCAGGAGGCCGCACGCTTTCATCGACAGGCAGCCGCAGCCGATGCACCCGGTGA
- the soxR gene encoding redox-sensitive transcriptional activator SoxR, which produces MDHTSATHHEPDELLTVGEMSRRTGVAVSALHYYETLGLIASQRTSGNQRRYPRHMLRRVALVSVAKRLGIPLSDVQDAFAEVPLDTRPSHEDWQRASRRWKTTLEQRRLGIEKLEKELTGCIGCGCLSMKACGLLNPDDELAQTGSGARRVPL; this is translated from the coding sequence ATGGACCACACGAGCGCCACACACCACGAGCCGGACGAACTCCTGACCGTCGGCGAGATGAGCCGACGTACCGGCGTCGCCGTCTCCGCGCTGCACTACTACGAGACGCTCGGTCTGATCGCATCACAGCGGACATCGGGCAACCAGCGCCGCTATCCTCGCCACATGCTTCGGCGAGTAGCACTTGTGTCCGTGGCCAAGCGCCTCGGCATCCCACTGTCCGACGTTCAGGACGCGTTCGCCGAGGTTCCACTTGACACCAGACCGAGCCATGAGGACTGGCAACGAGCCTCACGCCGATGGAAGACGACGCTCGAACAGCGCAGGCTCGGCATCGAGAAGCTCGAGAAGGAACTCACCGGGTGCATCGGCTGCGGCTGCCTGTCGATGAAAGCGTGCGGCCTCCTGAATCCGGACGACGAACTCGCACAGACCGGATCCGGCGCCCGGCGCGTCCCGTTGTGA
- a CDS encoding SHOCT domain-containing protein: MPYIPRGGRPGLLGLAARTAVVAGTANAVNARMAAHQQAETQQQFDAAQYAAQQGAASAPPPTDLVAELQSLSRLRTQGLLSDAEFDAAKAQLLR, from the coding sequence ATGCCGTACATCCCCAGGGGCGGACGCCCCGGCCTGCTCGGGCTCGCCGCACGAACGGCGGTCGTCGCCGGAACTGCGAATGCGGTTAACGCACGAATGGCTGCCCATCAGCAGGCTGAGACGCAACAACAGTTCGATGCCGCCCAGTACGCGGCACAGCAGGGCGCCGCATCGGCTCCACCGCCGACTGATCTCGTCGCTGAACTCCAGAGCCTGAGTCGACTGAGAACTCAGGGGCTGCTGAGCGACGCCGAATTCGATGCCGCAAAAGCACAACTGCTGCGCTAG
- a CDS encoding metalloregulator ArsR/SmtB family transcription factor codes for MSKSQGARGSTMRCSPLVREPLSESLSFDLAGVFKALADPVRLRLFSLIASHANGEACVCDISPAVDVSQPTISHHLKVLRAAGLVESERRASWVYYRVVPEVLSTLAEVLRAGELAPTIETKTRL; via the coding sequence ATGTCGAAGTCACAGGGCGCACGCGGATCGACGATGCGATGTTCGCCCTTGGTTCGTGAGCCACTCTCGGAGTCTCTGTCATTCGACCTCGCCGGAGTGTTCAAGGCCCTCGCCGACCCAGTTCGGCTGCGATTGTTCAGTTTGATCGCCAGCCACGCGAACGGCGAGGCGTGCGTATGTGACATCTCCCCTGCCGTCGACGTCTCGCAACCGACGATCTCCCACCACCTCAAGGTGCTCAGGGCTGCGGGACTGGTGGAGTCCGAACGCCGCGCGTCCTGGGTGTACTACCGCGTCGTTCCAGAAGTTCTGTCGACACTCGCCGAGGTCTTACGAGCAGGCGAGCTCGCTCCCACCATCGAGACGAAGACTCGACTGTGA
- the arsB gene encoding ACR3 family arsenite efflux transporter has product MSTSEHQPVVGRLSTLDRFLPVWIGVAMVVGLLLGRMVPGLNTALEKIQVDGVSLPIALGLLIMMYPVLAKVRYDRLDTVTGDRKLLLGSLLLNWVLGPALMFALAWLMLPDLPEYRTGLIIVGLARCIAMVIIWNDLAGGDREAAAVLVALNSVFQVIMFAALGWFYLSVLPGWLGLEQTTIDTSPWQIAKSVLVFLGIPLLAGFLSRRIGEKAKGRAWYDERFLPAIGPWALYGLLFTIVILFALQGEQITNRPWDVIRIALPLLAYFAVMWGGGYLLGTVMGLGYERTTTLAFTAAGNNFELAIAVAIATYGATSGQALAGVVGPLIEVPVLVGLVYVSLALRKRFPLTASSTSAAADSSESVN; this is encoded by the coding sequence GTGAGCACCTCAGAGCATCAGCCAGTCGTCGGCAGACTCTCGACTCTGGACCGGTTTCTGCCGGTGTGGATCGGCGTAGCCATGGTCGTGGGCCTGTTGCTTGGCCGGATGGTTCCCGGACTGAACACCGCGTTGGAGAAGATCCAGGTCGACGGCGTCTCCCTTCCTATTGCCTTGGGCTTGCTGATCATGATGTACCCGGTCCTGGCCAAGGTCCGCTACGACCGCCTGGACACCGTCACCGGCGACCGAAAACTACTCCTCGGGTCGCTGCTGCTGAACTGGGTGCTGGGTCCTGCACTGATGTTCGCCCTCGCCTGGTTGATGCTCCCCGATCTGCCCGAGTACCGAACCGGACTGATCATCGTCGGACTCGCCCGATGCATCGCCATGGTGATCATCTGGAATGACCTCGCCGGCGGCGATCGCGAGGCCGCCGCCGTCCTCGTCGCTCTGAACTCGGTGTTCCAAGTGATCATGTTTGCCGCCCTGGGCTGGTTCTACCTTTCAGTTCTGCCGGGCTGGCTCGGTCTCGAGCAGACCACAATCGACACCTCGCCGTGGCAGATCGCGAAGTCGGTGCTTGTCTTCCTCGGCATCCCATTGCTCGCCGGTTTCCTCTCACGTCGTATCGGCGAAAAGGCCAAAGGCCGAGCTTGGTACGACGAACGTTTCCTCCCGGCGATCGGGCCGTGGGCCCTCTACGGCCTCCTATTCACCATCGTCATCCTGTTTGCGCTGCAGGGCGAACAGATCACCAACCGCCCGTGGGACGTCATTCGCATCGCACTCCCCTTGCTCGCCTACTTCGCGGTCATGTGGGGAGGTGGATATCTACTCGGCACAGTCATGGGCTTGGGATATGAACGGACGACAACGCTCGCGTTCACCGCGGCGGGCAACAACTTCGAGCTCGCCATCGCCGTCGCGATCGCAACCTACGGCGCGACCTCAGGGCAGGCTCTCGCGGGAGTGGTCGGCCCGTTGATCGAGGTCCCTGTGCTCGTCGGCCTCGTCTACGTCTCGCTCGCTCTGCGCAAACGCTTTCCCCTCACCGCGTCCTCCACCTCCGCTGCCGCGGACTCTTCTGAGAGCGTGAACTGA
- a CDS encoding transcriptional regulator: MHEPRFDPVIHAPARLRICAIAASSSYVEFGELQKRLELSKSALSKQVSQLTEAGYLSEEYVTRAGRSRLRLALTDEGLRAYRDHVRALKGIIDSPAPAEEHERPEASRSDAGSGIE, translated from the coding sequence ATGCATGAGCCGAGGTTCGATCCCGTCATCCACGCTCCGGCCCGCCTCCGGATCTGCGCGATCGCCGCGTCCTCGTCCTATGTCGAGTTCGGGGAACTTCAGAAGCGGTTGGAGCTGTCGAAATCGGCCCTCAGCAAGCAGGTCTCCCAGCTGACAGAGGCCGGGTATCTCAGCGAGGAGTACGTGACACGAGCGGGACGTTCTCGGCTACGGCTGGCCCTGACCGACGAAGGGCTCCGGGCGTACCGCGATCATGTCCGGGCACTCAAAGGCATCATCGATTCTCCGGCGCCTGCTGAGGAGCATGAACGGCCGGAGGCGTCGAGGTCTGACGCAGGGTCGGGCATCGAGTAG
- a CDS encoding superoxide dismutase: MTDYTLPELPYDYDALAPHISGKIMELHHSKHHANYVAGLNATLEKLAEARDTGNFGAIVGLEKTLAFNLGGHINHSIFWKNLTPNGGDKPTGELAAAIDEHFGSFDKFRAHFEQTALTIQGSGWAILAWDSLGGKLHIVQLYDQQSNIPAALVPILQLDMWEHAFYLDYLNVKGDYVKAFWNIANWADAQERFDAAITPGRLVF, from the coding sequence ATGACCGACTACACGCTGCCCGAACTGCCGTACGACTACGACGCACTCGCGCCGCACATCTCAGGCAAGATCATGGAGTTGCACCATTCGAAGCATCACGCGAACTATGTCGCCGGGCTGAACGCCACTCTCGAAAAGCTGGCCGAGGCCCGTGACACGGGGAATTTCGGCGCGATCGTCGGTCTGGAGAAGACGCTCGCGTTCAACCTCGGTGGCCACATCAACCACTCGATCTTCTGGAAGAACCTGACTCCGAACGGCGGTGACAAGCCGACTGGTGAACTCGCGGCCGCCATCGACGAGCATTTCGGATCGTTCGACAAGTTCCGGGCGCATTTCGAGCAGACGGCTCTGACCATTCAGGGGTCGGGTTGGGCGATTCTCGCGTGGGACTCGCTCGGCGGCAAGCTGCACATCGTTCAGCTCTACGACCAGCAGAGCAACATTCCGGCCGCTCTCGTCCCGATCCTTCAGCTCGACATGTGGGAGCACGCCTTCTACCTCGACTACCTCAATGTGAAGGGGGACTACGTCAAGGCGTTCTGGAACATCGCGAACTGGGCCGACGCGCAAGAGCGGTTCGATGCGGCGATCACGCCCGGTCGTCTGGTCTTCTGA
- a CDS encoding PPOX class F420-dependent oxidoreductase produces the protein MHPTFDDVYRQKYLLLTTFTKDGRPKPTPVWGVPDGDRLLIITDRGSWKTKRINNTPRVTIQKCGIFGKVKGEPVEAHARILPDSDTRQVFDMIVKRYWHHAIYFVPQAILRGGIDKVHAAIEVTA, from the coding sequence ATGCATCCGACCTTCGACGACGTGTACCGCCAGAAGTACCTCCTTCTGACGACGTTCACTAAGGACGGTCGGCCTAAGCCGACACCGGTCTGGGGCGTGCCGGACGGGGACAGGCTCCTGATCATCACCGATCGAGGGTCGTGGAAGACCAAACGCATCAACAACACACCGCGCGTCACGATTCAGAAATGCGGAATCTTCGGCAAGGTGAAGGGTGAACCTGTGGAGGCGCATGCACGAATACTCCCGGATTCGGATACCCGACAGGTTTTCGACATGATCGTCAAGCGGTACTGGCATCACGCGATCTACTTCGTGCCGCAGGCGATCCTTCGAGGTGGCATCGACAAGGTGCACGCGGCGATCGAGGTCACGGCCTGA
- a CDS encoding PLDc N-terminal domain-containing protein produces the protein MYFWEILGWTFWAVLFIGYLFALFAIIGDLLRDRELSGWWKAAWVLLLVFLPFLTALIYLIARGQGMAERSERAASRAETAAQTYIREVAGTSPSEEIVAAANLLESGVISDAEFDRIKAKALA, from the coding sequence ATGTACTTCTGGGAAATCCTCGGCTGGACGTTCTGGGCAGTCTTGTTCATCGGCTATCTCTTCGCGCTGTTCGCGATCATCGGCGACCTGCTTCGAGATCGTGAACTCAGCGGATGGTGGAAAGCTGCCTGGGTTCTGCTCTTGGTGTTCCTGCCATTCCTCACCGCACTGATCTATCTCATCGCCCGCGGCCAAGGCATGGCCGAACGCAGCGAGCGAGCTGCAAGCCGCGCCGAGACTGCCGCACAGACCTACATCCGTGAGGTCGCGGGCACCAGCCCCAGCGAAGAAATCGTCGCCGCGGCGAACCTCCTCGAATCCGGCGTCATCAGCGACGCCGAATTCGACCGGATCAAAGCGAAGGCACTGGCATGA
- a CDS encoding low molecular weight phosphatase family protein, translated as MPDSPTIADIAATPSVLFVCVKNGGKSQMAAGLMRKAVGDGVEVHSAGTNPGTAVNGLSAESLAEVGIDISGEIPQPIDPELLARVDLVVTLGREAVVDAPAGVRLINWDTDEPSERGIDGIERMRLVRDDIAARVLALAADLTAP; from the coding sequence ATGCCCGACTCCCCCACCATCGCCGACATCGCGGCGACGCCGAGTGTGTTGTTCGTGTGCGTGAAGAACGGCGGTAAGTCCCAAATGGCCGCAGGCCTGATGCGCAAGGCCGTCGGTGACGGCGTCGAAGTGCACTCGGCCGGAACCAATCCGGGCACCGCAGTCAACGGCTTGTCCGCCGAGAGTCTAGCCGAGGTCGGCATCGACATCAGCGGTGAGATTCCCCAGCCCATCGACCCCGAGTTGCTCGCCCGCGTCGACCTGGTGGTCACCCTCGGCCGCGAAGCTGTCGTCGACGCCCCCGCCGGGGTCAGGTTGATCAACTGGGACACCGACGAACCGTCAGAGCGCGGAATCGACGGGATCGAACGGATGCGCCTGGTCCGCGACGACATCGCCGCCCGTGTGCTTGCACTTGCCGCCGATCTGACTGCGCCGTAA
- a CDS encoding DUF6325 family protein, translating into MTGLMTTGYQFGPVDLYLIGLAGHRPDPGALAALTDLADTGLMTVLDLILISRNEDGDTTVFEATDIMNGVELEIAALGAIGLIGHEDVDAFATLIPEGATALLVAVELSYQRDLAQKTAASGGELLAFERIPAPVVNALVDSLAAEGRH; encoded by the coding sequence ATGACGGGCCTCATGACCACCGGCTATCAGTTCGGTCCGGTCGATCTCTACTTGATCGGGCTGGCCGGGCACCGACCGGATCCAGGGGCTCTCGCAGCCCTGACCGACCTCGCCGACACCGGCCTGATGACGGTCCTCGACCTGATCCTCATCTCCCGCAACGAAGACGGGGACACCACCGTCTTCGAGGCCACCGACATCATGAACGGAGTGGAGCTCGAGATCGCGGCTCTCGGCGCGATCGGACTCATCGGTCACGAGGACGTCGATGCCTTCGCCACATTGATTCCCGAGGGCGCCACCGCTCTACTCGTCGCAGTCGAGCTGTCGTATCAGCGTGATCTCGCCCAGAAGACGGCAGCATCGGGAGGAGAGCTCCTCGCATTCGAGCGGATCCCAGCACCGGTCGTCAATGCGTTGGTCGACTCGCTCGCCGCAGAGGGAAGACACTGA